From a single Sander vitreus isolate 19-12246 chromosome 2, sanVit1, whole genome shotgun sequence genomic region:
- the exoc1l gene encoding exocyst complex component 1-like, whose translation MSSLLREEMQRVLFRPDKQRLIEFIEIEEPTHGKHFICVSVSKSKVVQLSIVRCQISQTSLKAGSKKSHTKRSSIQECYRRTEVWSLQDLTLVDGRDPDVDDPCFLLHFDKVRTVTAVSCSAKYTFVRALVALSDKHCQMSLNLRNFDWAYIKPTSFYSNRGDCVVLSQICFYAFNLVCLSMCPVPLDA comes from the exons ATGTCGTCTCTTCTGAGGGAGGAGATGCAGAGAGTTTTATTCCGACCTGATAAACAGAGATTGATTGAGTTTATTGAGATTGAAGAGCCGACGCACGGAAAACATTTTATCTGTGTCTCAG TTTCAAAAAGCAAAGTGGTGCAGTTATCTATAGTCCGATGTCAGATATCTCAGACGTCCCTAAAGGCTGGATCCAAGAAGTCCCACACCAAACGCTCCAGCATACAGGAGTGTTACAGGAGGACAGAGGTCTGGTCCCTGCAAGACCTGACTCTTGTTGACGGACGGGACCCTGATGTG GATGACCCCTGTTTCCTGCTGCACTTTGACAAGGTGCGTACAGTGACGGCCGTCAGCTGCTCAGCCAAATACACGTTTGTGCGTGCCCTGGTTGCTCTCAGCGACAAGCACTGTCAGATGTCACTGAACCTGCGGAACTTTGACTGGGCCTACATCAAGCCCACTTCCTTTTACTCTAATAGAGGGGACTGCGTTGTTCTTTCACAGATATGCTTCTATGCATTCAACTTGGTATGTCTGTCCATGTGTCCTGTGCCTCTGGATGCATAA